Proteins co-encoded in one Candidatus Wallbacteria bacterium genomic window:
- the tuf gene encoding elongation factor Tu (EF-Tu; promotes GTP-dependent binding of aminoacyl-tRNA to the A-site of ribosomes during protein biosynthesis; when the tRNA anticodon matches the mRNA codon, GTP hydrolysis results; the inactive EF-Tu-GDP leaves the ribosome and release of GDP is promoted by elongation factor Ts; many prokaryotes have two copies of the gene encoding EF-Tu): GDNISIEVKLITPIAMEKELRFAIREGGRTVGAGVVVSIVE, translated from the coding sequence CGGGCGACAACATCAGCATCGAAGTAAAATTGATCACCCCGATCGCCATGGAAAAGGAACTGCGCTTCGCGATTCGCGAAGGCGGCAGGACCGTGGGCGCCGGTGTCGTGGTTTCAATAGTTGAATAG
- the rpmG gene encoding 50S ribosomal protein L33 encodes MREIVSLECTVCKRKNYTTTRNKKTAKDKLVLKKYCSFDKKHTEHKESKV; translated from the coding sequence ATGCGGGAAATTGTTTCCCTGGAATGCACGGTCTGCAAGCGGAAGAACTATACCACCACTAGAAACAAGAAAACCGCCAAGGACAAGCTTGTGCTCAAGAAATACTGCTCTTTTGACAAGAAGCATACTGAGCATAAAGAGTCGAAAGTTTAG
- the secE gene encoding preprotein translocase subunit SecE has product MKKYWLIVVEFLKEVRGELKKVSWPSREGVFTSTKVVLLLSLMLGAYVGVVDALFRFIINQLLSMR; this is encoded by the coding sequence ATGAAGAAATACTGGCTGATAGTGGTAGAATTTCTAAAGGAAGTTAGGGGCGAGCTGAAGAAAGTAAGCTGGCCGAGTCGTGAGGGAGTTTTTACCTCGACCAAGGTTGTACTCCTCCTTTCTTTAATGTTGGGGGCTTACGTCGGTGTGGTCGATGCACTTTTCAGATTCATTATCAATCAATTGCTGAGCATGAGGTAA
- the nusG gene encoding transcription termination/antitermination protein NusG, whose product MSNQKWYVVHTYSGFENKVKANLEHRIATMGMQDKIFNILIPVEAKVDPSKKEEDRKIFPGYVLIEMAMDDESWFVVRNTPGVTGFIGLGNKPSPLSEREVHNILSQIGLQAKPKKIEFHYDLGDKVRIKEGPFVDFIGEIREINHEKQSVKLLLKIFGRETSVELDFSQVEEL is encoded by the coding sequence ATGTCCAATCAAAAGTGGTATGTTGTCCACACTTATTCGGGATTCGAAAACAAAGTTAAAGCTAATCTTGAGCATAGGATTGCCACCATGGGCATGCAGGACAAGATCTTCAATATCCTGATTCCTGTTGAAGCAAAGGTGGACCCGAGCAAGAAAGAGGAAGACCGCAAGATTTTCCCCGGGTATGTGCTGATTGAAATGGCAATGGACGATGAATCCTGGTTTGTGGTGCGAAACACACCTGGAGTGACAGGTTTCATTGGACTTGGCAACAAACCCTCACCTCTTTCAGAACGTGAAGTGCATAATATTCTTTCCCAGATCGGGCTGCAGGCCAAACCGAAGAAAATTGAATTTCATTACGATCTTGGCGACAAAGTCCGGATCAAGGAAGGACCTTTTGTGGATTTCATAGGTGAAATCAGGGAAATCAACCATGAAAAACAGAGCGTGAAACTGCTCTTGAAGATATTCGGCAGGGAAACTTCAGTCGAACTGGATTTCTCGCAGGTAGAAGAATTGTGA
- the rplK gene encoding 50S ribosomal protein L11 has translation MAKKVAAIVKLQIAAGKANPAPPVGPALGQHGVNIMEFCKAFNAKTTKEGDTIIPVVITIYADRSFSFETKTPPASVLLKKAAGVESGSPNPLKQKLEKKVPASKVREIAERKMPDLNANDLDAAFKIIAGTARSMGLEIDYTK, from the coding sequence ATGGCCAAGAAAGTGGCAGCAATCGTGAAACTGCAGATCGCAGCCGGCAAAGCGAATCCGGCTCCTCCGGTGGGACCTGCCCTGGGACAGCACGGTGTCAATATCATGGAATTCTGCAAGGCATTCAATGCCAAGACCACCAAGGAAGGCGACACAATCATCCCGGTGGTGATCACAATTTACGCTGATCGGAGCTTCAGCTTTGAAACCAAAACTCCTCCCGCATCCGTACTTCTAAAAAAAGCGGCTGGTGTGGAAAGTGGTTCTCCGAATCCGCTTAAACAGAAACTCGAGAAGAAAGTCCCGGCTTCCAAAGTCCGTGAAATAGCTGAAAGGAAAATGCCGGACCTCAATGCAAATGATCTTGACGCTGCATTCAAGATCATAGCCGGCACTGCCCGCAGCATGGGACTGGAAATAGATTATACAAAGTAG
- the rplA gene encoding 50S ribosomal protein L1: protein MARKGKKYNEAKKKIEAGKLFTLEEAFKLLTGTAFARFDETVLASFNMGVDPKYADQQVRSTISLPHGTGKSKRVLVLAQGDKEKEAKDAGADFTGGPELIEKIQGGWLDYDAVIATPDMMKFVGKLGKILGPRGLMPNPKVGTATNDVAKAVTEIKGGRVEFKVDKQGNLHVPIGKVSFGPDKLKENYVTLFMAIWKVKPSGAKGTYMKSAYVSPTMGPSIHIDHNEAKKSLEA from the coding sequence ATGGCAAGGAAAGGCAAGAAGTACAACGAAGCAAAGAAAAAGATTGAAGCAGGAAAGCTGTTTACGTTGGAGGAAGCTTTCAAACTTCTGACCGGTACTGCCTTCGCCCGCTTTGATGAGACTGTGCTGGCCTCGTTCAACATGGGCGTTGATCCCAAGTATGCAGACCAGCAGGTCAGATCCACAATCAGCCTGCCGCACGGAACCGGCAAATCCAAGAGAGTGCTCGTCCTGGCTCAGGGTGACAAGGAAAAGGAAGCCAAGGACGCTGGCGCGGACTTTACCGGTGGACCGGAACTGATCGAAAAGATCCAGGGCGGATGGCTCGACTATGATGCGGTAATCGCTACTCCGGACATGATGAAGTTTGTCGGAAAACTCGGCAAAATACTGGGTCCAAGAGGCCTGATGCCGAACCCCAAGGTCGGCACAGCTACCAATGACGTGGCCAAGGCAGTCACCGAAATCAAGGGTGGACGCGTGGAATTCAAAGTCGACAAGCAGGGTAACCTGCATGTGCCGATCGGAAAAGTTTCATTCGGTCCTGACAAATTGAAGGAAAACTATGTTACACTGTTCATGGCAATCTGGAAGGTGAAACCATCCGGAGCCAAAGGAACATACATGAAAAGTGCCTACGTTTCGCCTACCATGGGGCCGAGCATCCACATCGACCACAACGAAGCGAAGAAATCATTGGAGGCATAG
- the rplJ gene encoding 50S ribosomal protein L10 yields MFNKKQKSDNVEQIRTKLQKSNLLIIAEYQGMTVENLNLLRNRLRKESKSEYTVYKNTLFKLALGKDSPLAKDEYLTGPNGIVFSYGDQARTAKIVTEISEKNDKFKLKIGLMGDRILTRKDLEALSKLPSREVMLATLLCTMKAPISGMVNVCAGVIRGFVNCVNEVKKQKESQPQQA; encoded by the coding sequence ATGTTTAACAAGAAACAGAAAAGCGACAATGTTGAGCAGATCAGAACCAAGCTTCAGAAATCCAATCTGCTGATCATTGCTGAATATCAGGGCATGACTGTGGAAAATCTGAATCTACTGAGAAACAGACTCAGAAAAGAATCCAAGTCCGAGTATACGGTGTATAAGAACACCTTGTTCAAACTTGCCCTGGGTAAAGACAGCCCGCTCGCCAAAGACGAATACCTGACAGGTCCCAACGGTATCGTTTTTTCTTACGGCGACCAGGCCAGAACCGCTAAAATCGTGACTGAAATCTCCGAGAAGAACGACAAGTTCAAGCTCAAGATCGGTCTGATGGGCGACAGGATTCTGACCAGGAAAGATCTGGAGGCTCTCTCCAAGCTGCCGAGCAGGGAAGTTATGCTCGCCACGCTGCTTTGCACGATGAAGGCACCTATTTCCGGCATGGTCAACGTCTGCGCGGGCGTGATCCGCGGATTCGTGAATTGTGTTAACGAAGTTAAGAAACAGAAAGAATCTCAACCACAACAAGCCTAA
- the rplL gene encoding 50S ribosomal protein L7/L12, whose amino-acid sequence MNKEQIMEAVEKMTVLELSELVKAMEEKFGVSAAAPMAMAMPGIAAAAPAAAEEKTEFDAILKSYEAADKIKVIKVVREVTGLGLKEAKDLVEAVPKPLKTGATKEEAAGIKEKFKDCKAEVEIK is encoded by the coding sequence ATGAACAAAGAGCAAATTATGGAAGCCGTTGAAAAGATGACAGTGCTTGAGCTGTCCGAACTGGTAAAGGCGATGGAAGAAAAATTCGGCGTTTCCGCCGCAGCTCCCATGGCGATGGCCATGCCCGGGATTGCAGCAGCAGCTCCAGCCGCCGCTGAAGAGAAAACTGAATTCGATGCCATCCTGAAGTCCTATGAAGCAGCAGACAAAATCAAGGTCATCAAAGTTGTGCGCGAAGTGACCGGACTGGGACTCAAGGAAGCCAAGGACCTGGTCGAGGCAGTGCCGAAGCCGCTCAAGACTGGAGCCACCAAGGAAGAGGCTGCTGGAATTAAAGAAAAATTCAAGGATTGCAAAGCTGAAGTCGAAATCAAGTAA
- a CDS encoding transketolase has protein sequence MNAFSEKVPDSKKIAELERLAKKCRGDILRMTTVAKSGHPGGSMSSIDIYLTLWSFADICLRKIKDPGRDRIVVSHGHTSPGVYSVLGNLGFFDLQTAIASFRLAGSIFEGHVEREVPGVEWGTGNLGQGLSAGCGMALAARLTGSDFRVYVIMGDGEQQKGQISEARRFAAKYGLRNLTVVIDCNHLQISGNTAEVMPQRLIDEYKADGFETIEIDGHSFRDIYRGFHEAGKARAPVMILAHTVMGKMVSFMENQHQYHGKPLTEEEFSRAIAELGQENDLNLFQKKREQLLLKRHQNTFTNQPCPVISAEPRVYSEKTDNRSAYGNALLDIAAANLRNGVLPMAVLDCDLAGSVKTDEFMKKYPANFFQAGIQEHHAATMAGALSTQGILTFWSDFGVFGVDETYNQARLNDINQSELKLCCTHCGLDVGEDGKTHHCIDYVGLFRNLPGFKVVVPADPNQTDRVIKEIAVSKGNFLAVMGRSKLEILKREDGTVQFPEKYRFKYGETVALREEKGVQVSIFAVGQLAGVCLKAWSMLKKEGISVNVFSVSCPLSIDESVLERTADNSWWITVEDHLNQSGFGSTLARYMAAKGVKTRLLCLGPENYSVSGDSGDLYRMEGLDAIGISGKIKSLLC, from the coding sequence ATGAACGCGTTTTCGGAAAAAGTACCTGACAGTAAAAAGATTGCTGAACTGGAGCGCCTTGCGAAAAAATGCCGTGGCGACATCCTGCGCATGACTACTGTCGCAAAATCCGGACATCCGGGCGGATCGATGTCCTCCATCGACATCTACCTCACGCTTTGGAGTTTCGCTGATATCTGCCTGCGGAAAATCAAAGACCCGGGCCGTGACAGGATTGTGGTCTCCCACGGACATACCAGCCCTGGTGTCTATTCCGTACTTGGCAATCTCGGATTTTTCGACCTTCAGACAGCAATCGCCTCTTTCAGACTGGCCGGCAGTATCTTCGAAGGGCATGTTGAGCGGGAAGTGCCGGGTGTGGAATGGGGAACAGGCAATCTGGGCCAGGGACTTTCAGCGGGATGTGGAATGGCGCTGGCCGCCCGTCTGACAGGAAGCGATTTCCGGGTATATGTGATAATGGGTGACGGTGAGCAGCAGAAAGGGCAGATTTCTGAGGCCAGGCGCTTTGCCGCCAAGTATGGACTGCGCAATTTGACCGTGGTCATTGACTGCAACCACCTTCAGATCTCCGGCAATACAGCAGAAGTGATGCCTCAGCGATTGATCGACGAATACAAGGCAGACGGCTTTGAAACGATCGAAATCGACGGGCATTCGTTCCGGGACATCTACAGGGGATTTCATGAGGCAGGCAAAGCCAGAGCACCAGTGATGATACTTGCCCATACTGTAATGGGTAAAATGGTCTCATTCATGGAGAACCAGCATCAGTATCATGGAAAACCTTTGACAGAAGAGGAATTCAGCAGAGCCATCGCTGAACTCGGACAGGAGAATGATCTGAATCTATTCCAAAAGAAACGGGAACAGCTTCTCCTGAAAAGGCATCAGAACACGTTTACAAATCAACCCTGCCCCGTAATTTCTGCGGAACCCAGGGTTTATTCCGAAAAGACCGATAACCGCAGTGCCTATGGCAACGCGCTCCTGGATATCGCGGCTGCCAACCTCAGAAATGGTGTACTTCCCATGGCAGTCCTGGACTGCGACCTGGCCGGATCTGTAAAAACCGATGAATTTATGAAAAAATACCCTGCTAACTTTTTCCAGGCTGGAATCCAGGAACACCATGCTGCAACAATGGCCGGTGCACTTTCCACCCAGGGTATTCTGACCTTCTGGTCCGACTTCGGAGTGTTCGGTGTGGATGAGACATACAACCAGGCCCGCCTCAACGATATCAACCAGAGCGAGCTTAAGCTCTGCTGCACACATTGCGGACTGGATGTCGGGGAAGACGGCAAAACCCATCACTGCATTGACTATGTGGGGCTGTTCCGGAATCTGCCGGGATTCAAGGTAGTGGTGCCGGCTGACCCAAACCAGACCGACCGCGTGATCAAAGAAATAGCAGTTTCCAAGGGAAATTTTCTGGCCGTGATGGGCAGGAGCAAGCTTGAAATTCTCAAGCGGGAGGATGGAACTGTTCAGTTCCCGGAGAAATATCGTTTCAAATACGGTGAGACAGTGGCATTACGAGAGGAAAAAGGGGTGCAGGTCAGCATTTTTGCAGTGGGGCAGCTGGCCGGGGTCTGCCTGAAGGCTTGGTCGATGCTGAAAAAAGAAGGCATTTCAGTGAATGTGTTTTCCGTCAGCTGTCCGCTTTCGATCGATGAAAGCGTTCTGGAGAGGACAGCGGATAACTCGTGGTGGATTACAGTTGAGGACCATCTCAACCAGTCCGGATTCGGATCTACTCTGGCTAGATACATGGCGGCAAAGGGAGTTAAGACCAGGCTGCTCTGCCTTGGTCCGGAAAACTATTCCGTTTCCGGGGACAGCGGAGACCTGTACCGCATGGAAGGTCTCGACGCAATCGGCATTTCCGGGAAAATCAAGAGTCTGTTGTGTTGA
- a CDS encoding type II secretion system F family protein, with translation MQENRRVKFYDALAGSLNAGLPLTRSLSTCRGLLPDVVIDKLCSAVDSGQALGDVLPQFPEVFPDFDRKMLDLAARTGNWPHFLKSLSGYYAARVENAYGFASGIAYPFFLAHMAILLPEIGRWATDGMFSYLLRVLPQLFVFYAVIGYLVFSFLDKKSRERLIKIPYLSTFLQGSEFTDFLQVLGIQLDAGINVHEALHGAAGILKTGSLIAKISRADLEISRGATFSEAMGKSGTVTDKSLLASIASGEVSGTLPRVILAESGVLRAKHQKSLRLATKILSALVFGLTAALIAFKIVGFYLNLGFI, from the coding sequence ATGCAGGAAAACCGGCGGGTCAAGTTTTACGACGCGCTCGCCGGATCCTTGAACGCCGGGCTTCCTCTGACCAGATCCCTTTCCACCTGCCGGGGGCTCCTGCCTGATGTGGTAATCGACAAACTCTGCAGTGCCGTCGACAGCGGGCAGGCCCTTGGTGATGTTTTACCCCAATTTCCAGAAGTTTTTCCAGACTTCGACAGAAAAATGCTCGATCTGGCCGCCAGAACCGGCAACTGGCCACATTTTCTGAAATCTCTTTCAGGATATTATGCTGCCAGGGTGGAAAATGCCTATGGATTCGCTTCTGGAATCGCTTATCCGTTTTTCCTCGCCCATATGGCAATTCTACTGCCGGAAATCGGGCGCTGGGCTACCGACGGAATGTTCAGCTACCTGCTGCGCGTACTGCCTCAGCTTTTCGTTTTTTACGCAGTGATCGGTTATCTGGTGTTTTCTTTTTTGGACAAAAAAAGCCGTGAGAGGCTGATAAAGATTCCGTATCTCAGCACTTTCCTGCAGGGGAGTGAATTCACCGATTTTCTGCAAGTACTCGGCATACAGCTGGATGCGGGCATCAATGTCCACGAAGCGCTTCACGGAGCAGCCGGGATACTCAAGACCGGATCGCTGATCGCTAAAATTTCCAGGGCGGACCTGGAAATCTCCAGGGGTGCCACGTTTTCTGAAGCCATGGGGAAGAGCGGAACAGTCACAGACAAGTCTCTGCTCGCATCCATCGCCTCAGGCGAAGTGTCAGGAACTCTGCCCAGGGTAATTCTGGCTGAGAGCGGAGTACTCAGAGCCAAACACCAGAAATCTCTCAGGCTGGCAACTAAAATTCTCTCAGCCCTGGTTTTCGGGCTGACCGCAGCATTGATAGCCTTCAAAATCGTTGGATTTTATCTGAATCTCGGATTCATATAA
- a CDS encoding lysylphosphatidylglycerol synthase transmembrane domain-containing protein produces MKFDLKTPYYKLIGLALLIYLLRFVDWERYLELVRNLKLLPFVLSCLVVFPQMMLKTLRWRELLADLGVPCRDGFYQLNLYYFAGLFFGIFTPGRLGDLIKFKFLETTDLKKAAAATFIDRLWDLLVTLLFGILSIIYTFGISARIILLSAGTGLLCVLILRILKFRAGNLTRFLPEALSGISMDYRAFLNPKRQCWIFAVTAVSICFFYFRMYIASIALGVELSLLQIFLVCSSVSVAVLLPVSVSGFGTREGTVMLYFARFKLSAAVAFAFSSLILALTLFDGLIGYLAYIAIPARNRE; encoded by the coding sequence ATGAAATTTGATCTCAAAACGCCTTATTACAAGCTGATCGGCCTGGCTCTGCTTATCTACCTGCTGCGATTTGTGGACTGGGAAAGATACCTGGAACTGGTTCGTAATCTAAAGTTGCTTCCCTTTGTTCTTTCCTGCCTGGTTGTATTTCCCCAGATGATGTTGAAAACATTGCGCTGGCGGGAGCTGCTTGCTGATCTTGGAGTTCCCTGCAGGGACGGTTTTTATCAATTGAATCTATATTATTTTGCAGGCCTTTTCTTCGGTATTTTCACACCAGGCAGGCTAGGAGATCTGATCAAGTTCAAATTTCTGGAAACAACTGACCTGAAAAAAGCAGCTGCCGCGACTTTCATTGACAGGCTCTGGGATTTGCTGGTTACCCTGCTGTTCGGAATTTTATCGATTATCTATACTTTTGGGATATCTGCCAGGATCATACTCCTGTCGGCCGGAACCGGCCTTTTGTGTGTCCTGATCCTGAGAATTTTAAAGTTCCGGGCTGGAAACCTGACCAGGTTCCTCCCTGAAGCTCTATCCGGTATCAGCATGGATTACAGGGCTTTTCTCAATCCAAAGCGGCAGTGCTGGATTTTCGCAGTTACAGCTGTTTCGATCTGTTTTTTCTATTTCAGGATGTATATAGCGTCAATTGCGCTGGGAGTTGAACTTTCCCTGCTGCAGATTTTTCTGGTCTGCTCAAGCGTCAGCGTCGCCGTTTTGCTTCCGGTTTCAGTCTCAGGCTTCGGCACCCGCGAGGGGACGGTCATGCTCTATTTCGCACGATTCAAGTTGTCGGCAGCCGTGGCCTTCGCATTTTCCAGCCTGATCCTGGCGCTGACACTCTTCGATGGTCTGATCGGATACCTGGCATATATAGCGATTCCGGCTCGGAATCGGGAATAG
- a CDS encoding GAF domain-containing protein, with protein MAKQKDDRFLNFLIGFCEKCGCDLVIRDKKGGEVFSFRQKKSELSYQGKVGEGAGAWIFETNSKEILPDLENLLSEKLEFERVKRENERKEKIIYSLESVSEGMNTIYDLKSILQIILDTAFKITQAHTGAILLLGEDGYLDLMVATGKDQDLVNKIRLKIGQGITGWTAEHAKLLNVPDVRKDNRFFKTNEEVKSELAVPLMSGETVIGVLNVDSKNIASFDKEDEILLSNLAAQAAKIIENSRLYKKASQKVSELSILFQINKAISTILDLDTLLSKIIDLVVKVMKVEHASLMLLNKDSEELEIKAAIGLEEQIIRDTKIPMGEGISGYVAKTGVPLLIKDLKNDRQFSRYYRKELKANSLLSVPLILRNEIIGVINLNNKKGGEAFNSDDCNLMETIAIQVASAIANARLYEKATEKLQELSMINSLGNRFSSSLNIEKVLSLFINEVQRIFNADRASLMLLDNEGKKLKIKQVYGIPERERKITFEIGEGVAGLSVKMKKPILVKNTNRSDEYKKFFPDGGEYSLITVPLIFKNKILGVINLERDLSHFQAFSQENLELLTTIAYQGANALENANLYTELINLYLTTIQSLAAAIDAKDPYTHGHSKRVAEYAVAISRKIGCTLEELEVIKHTALLHDIGKIGVPEKILMKPGKLTREEFEEIKKHPVLGTEIIKSIKFLEEVSLFLKHHHERFDGKGYPDSLAGEDIPLGSRIISIADTFDAMTSDRPYRKSCSRERAMEELKTCAGHQFDPILVDAFISVLSEEHLDFSKHQAKRIAVG; from the coding sequence ATGGCGAAACAGAAGGACGACAGATTCCTCAATTTTTTGATTGGCTTCTGCGAGAAATGCGGTTGCGACCTTGTGATCAGGGACAAGAAAGGCGGCGAAGTCTTTTCGTTCAGGCAGAAAAAAAGCGAGCTTTCATATCAGGGAAAAGTCGGAGAAGGCGCCGGCGCCTGGATTTTCGAGACCAACTCCAAGGAAATTTTGCCGGATCTGGAAAACCTGTTGTCTGAAAAACTCGAATTCGAGAGGGTGAAGCGCGAAAACGAACGTAAAGAGAAGATCATCTATTCCCTGGAGAGCGTTTCCGAGGGAATGAACACTATTTATGACCTGAAATCCATCCTCCAGATCATACTCGATACAGCTTTCAAGATCACCCAGGCTCACACCGGCGCGATCCTGCTGCTCGGAGAAGACGGCTATCTGGACTTGATGGTGGCTACCGGCAAAGATCAGGACCTGGTGAACAAGATCAGGCTGAAAATCGGGCAGGGCATCACCGGATGGACCGCAGAGCACGCCAAACTGCTCAACGTGCCGGATGTACGTAAGGACAACCGCTTCTTCAAGACCAATGAGGAAGTGAAATCCGAACTCGCGGTTCCGCTGATGTCCGGTGAAACTGTAATCGGTGTCCTGAACGTAGACAGTAAAAACATCGCCTCTTTTGACAAGGAAGATGAGATTCTGCTTTCTAATCTCGCGGCCCAGGCTGCCAAGATCATAGAAAATTCCCGGCTTTACAAGAAGGCAAGCCAGAAGGTCTCTGAACTGTCGATCCTGTTTCAGATCAACAAAGCCATCAGCACCATCCTGGATCTGGATACCCTGCTTTCCAAGATTATTGACCTGGTTGTGAAGGTGATGAAGGTGGAGCATGCTTCGCTGATGCTGCTCAACAAAGATTCCGAGGAACTGGAGATCAAGGCAGCGATCGGTCTTGAGGAACAGATAATCAGGGATACCAAAATTCCCATGGGAGAGGGCATTTCCGGGTACGTGGCCAAGACAGGTGTTCCACTTTTGATCAAGGACCTGAAAAACGACAGGCAGTTTTCCAGATATTACCGCAAAGAACTGAAGGCTAATTCGCTGCTCAGTGTACCATTGATCCTGAGAAACGAAATAATCGGGGTGATCAATCTCAACAACAAAAAGGGCGGCGAAGCATTCAATTCCGACGACTGCAACCTGATGGAAACGATTGCAATCCAGGTGGCCTCGGCCATCGCCAATGCGCGTCTGTATGAGAAAGCCACGGAGAAACTGCAGGAACTCTCGATGATCAATTCCCTGGGCAACAGATTTTCTTCTTCCCTGAACATCGAGAAGGTACTGTCGCTTTTCATCAACGAAGTACAGAGAATTTTCAACGCTGACAGGGCTTCCCTGATGCTGCTTGACAATGAAGGCAAAAAACTCAAGATCAAGCAGGTGTATGGCATTCCGGAGCGCGAGCGCAAGATTACTTTCGAGATCGGCGAAGGGGTGGCAGGACTCTCAGTCAAAATGAAGAAACCGATTCTCGTGAAAAATACGAATCGCAGCGATGAATACAAGAAATTTTTCCCTGATGGAGGGGAGTATTCCCTGATCACTGTGCCGCTGATCTTCAAGAACAAGATCCTGGGAGTGATCAATCTGGAACGTGACCTGTCCCATTTCCAGGCCTTCTCACAGGAAAATCTCGAACTCCTGACTACGATTGCCTATCAGGGCGCCAATGCCCTCGAAAACGCCAACCTTTACACTGAGCTGATCAACCTTTATTTGACAACAATCCAGTCCCTGGCAGCCGCCATTGATGCCAAGGACCCTTATACACACGGACATTCCAAGCGGGTGGCTGAATACGCAGTCGCGATCTCCCGGAAGATCGGCTGTACTCTGGAAGAACTTGAAGTGATCAAGCATACTGCCCTGCTCCACGATATCGGCAAGATCGGCGTACCTGAGAAGATCCTGATGAAACCGGGAAAACTCACCAGGGAGGAATTTGAGGAGATCAAGAAGCATCCTGTCCTGGGCACCGAAATCATCAAGAGCATCAAATTTCTGGAGGAAGTGAGCCTGTTCCTGAAACATCATCATGAGCGATTCGACGGTAAAGGCTATCCGGATTCGCTGGCCGGGGAAGACATCCCGCTTGGTTCCCGGATCATCTCCATCGCCGATACTTTCGATGCCATGACCTCTGACCGGCCTTACAGAAAAAGCTGCTCCAGGGAAAGGGCGATGGAAGAGCTGAAAACCTGTGCTGGCCACCAGTTCGACCCTATACTTGTGGATGCTTTCATTTCAGTTCTGTCGGAAGAACATCTTGATTTCTCCAAACATCAGGCGAAAAGAATCGCAGTCGGTTAG
- a CDS encoding asparaginase gives MARKLKILVILTGGTIMMERSDKAGPLEPGSCTPLSELLSLFTPDFDFHYHSLFNLDSSNMQPEHWQTLARCIFERLADFDGFLILHGTDTMCYTAAALSFMLEGIRKPVIITGSQLPLRDPGSDGHNNVINSLLLTRKNPGGVFIVFGSQVIRGTRAKKVSSFDLQAFTSVNEEPIGVIGLSIRWREGIPGKAGKPKLRDKLDSRVALLKIHPGFSPELFDYCIKSGNKGIILESYGVGNVPDNFRSLPPMIRKATKQGTLIVIVSQCMVGITDLTIYEAGKEALEAGAISGYDMTPETALVKLMWTLGNFPENKVRIIMETPVRGELTPN, from the coding sequence GTGGCACGCAAATTAAAAATCCTGGTAATCCTGACAGGCGGCACGATCATGATGGAGAGGAGCGACAAAGCCGGTCCGCTCGAACCTGGCAGCTGTACCCCTCTGTCCGAGCTTCTCTCCCTTTTTACCCCGGACTTTGATTTCCACTATCACTCGCTTTTCAATCTGGACAGCTCCAATATGCAGCCTGAGCACTGGCAGACCCTGGCCCGCTGCATCTTCGAGAGACTCGCTGATTTCGATGGATTTTTAATCCTGCACGGCACAGACACCATGTGTTACACAGCTGCCGCACTTTCATTCATGCTGGAAGGAATCAGAAAACCTGTGATCATCACCGGATCGCAGCTGCCGCTCCGCGATCCCGGGTCTGACGGGCACAACAATGTGATCAATTCCCTGCTTCTGACCAGAAAAAATCCGGGCGGTGTATTCATTGTGTTCGGGAGCCAGGTGATCCGCGGAACCAGGGCCAAAAAAGTCAGCTCCTTTGATCTGCAGGCTTTCACCTCAGTCAACGAGGAACCGATCGGGGTGATCGGGCTCTCCATCCGCTGGCGCGAAGGCATTCCAGGCAAAGCTGGAAAGCCGAAACTGCGGGATAAACTGGACAGCAGGGTAGCTCTTTTGAAAATCCATCCCGGATTTTCGCCTGAACTGTTTGATTACTGCATCAAATCCGGCAACAAGGGCATCATCCTTGAGAGCTACGGTGTAGGAAACGTACCCGACAATTTCCGCTCGCTGCCTCCGATGATCAGGAAAGCTACCAAACAGGGCACCCTGATCGTGATCGTATCCCAGTGCATGGTGGGAATCACTGATCTCACAATTTACGAAGCTGGAAAAGAAGCGCTCGAAGCCGGGGCAATCTCCGGTTATGATATGACACCTGAAACAGCGCTGGTCAAATTGATGTGGACACTGGGAAATTTCCCTGAAAATAAAGTGCGCATCATCATGGAAACCCCGGTCCGCGGGGAATTGACTCCAAACTAA